The Aneurinibacillus migulanus genome contains the following window.
TGGTGGATGCTCATTTTGAAAATTTCTTTGTCCTTTATATATTATACCGTAACCTATTCGGTCGGTGAGGAAATCGGATGGAGAGGATATCTTCTTTCGAAGCTCATGGGCCTTGGCTGGAGAAATTTTTATTTTCCTTTGCTAACTGCCGCAGTTGTATTAGGGGGAATCGTAAATCGAAGGGAGAATATAATCCAGTGAAAAAGCATGTTCAGGTTTTCGGCAAAATCATTCTCACGATCGGTATGTGCTTTCTTTTTGCAGTCATATATATAGATCTGATTTGATACATCGACAAATTCTTGTAGTGAAAGGGAAGAAAAGAAGGAGGGGCGGTGGGCGGGAGCGATTGGAAAAAGAAACGCTGGCCTT
Protein-coding sequences here:
- a CDS encoding CPBP family glutamic-type intramembrane protease, whose translation is MLILKISLSFIYYTVTYSVGEEIGWRGYLLSKLMGLGWRNFYFPLLTAAVVLGGIVNRRENIIQ